CCGCTGGCTTGGGAGGAGCTGGCCTGTCGGCAAGTAGGGAAAGGAGCTGCACCCATTTTGCATCTATGGCGGCATCCGTCAGCGCTTGTGATCGGTCACCGGGACCGCAGGCTCCCTTACGCCCCACAGGCGATGGAGCGAGTGCGCAGCGCGGGAACCTCGGTATGCGTACGCCCCTCGGGGGGAGCGGCCGTCATGCTGGACAGGGGGGTGTTGAACCTGTCCTTGATCCTGCCGAATCCACAGCGGGCCATCAGCCTGCATGAGGATTTTCGGCTCATGGCAGGGCTAATTGCCGATGCGCTGGTTCCGTGGTCTGGCGAGGCGCAGACCGGAGAAATCCCCGGGTCCTTCTGTCCCGGGGATTACGATGTCAGCGTCCGGGGCCGCAAGTTTTGCGGCATTGCACAGCGACGTCAAGCCAAGGCGTATATCATCACAGCCTTCGTGATGATTGAGGGCAGCGGTGCAGAGCGTGCACAGGCGGTACAGCAATTCTATACAGAGGCAGCCGGAGATACGTCGACAGGCGTGCAGCAGCAGGATTACCCCCGGGTGAATCCAGCAACGATGGGTAGCCTGGCAGAGCTGGCTGGAGTGCCGTCTGTTGAGGCGTACACGGCATCTTTACGCCGTGTCGTCGAGAGCCAGACAGCCATTTTACCTGCCGATAGCTGGCTGGTACAACCGGAAGGATGGACCGAACAAATGGCAGCGCTCAGAGAGCGATACGATTTGCAGGTGTAGTTTGTCTTTAGCTTAGAAGCCTATTAGTGCGTGTTCAAAAAGTCGGCTTTTCAGGACCGAGAAAGTTGGATGAAGCTAGGGACTGAGTAGCGGAGCGTAGACAGATCTACGTGAGCAACGGAAGGCCCGGCTGAATTCAAGATTCGACGTCGAATCCGCTTCTTGAATAGCTTCGTTATGGAAAGACGACTTTTTGAACAACCTCTAGAAGGGTTGCCATCTCAGCTTGGAGGCTTGATCGTAGCGTGCTTCCACTTCAGGCCAGTTAACGACATGCCACCAATCCTCAATGTATTTGTTGCGCTCGTTTTGATGCTTTAAGTAATATGCGTGTTCCCACACATCTATCGCCAGCAGCGGAATGGACTCCCATTGAGTCAGATTCTGGTGCTTTTCGGCCTGCAAAATTTCAAGCCGTCCCGCGCGCGGACTCCATACCAGGATCGCCCAGCCGCCACCCTCGACCTTTTCGGCTGCCGAACTGAATTGTTTTTTGAATGCATCGTAGCTGCCAAAATCTTTTTTAATCTGTTCAGCCAGCGGTCCGCTT
The Paenibacillus peoriae DNA segment above includes these coding regions:
- a CDS encoding lipoate--protein ligase family protein is translated as MENVHRSTEKTTALPELQWLEAPLADTQEDVLSPLAWEELACRQVGKGAAPILHLWRHPSALVIGHRDRRLPYAPQAMERVRSAGTSVCVRPSGGAAVMLDRGVLNLSLILPNPQRAISLHEDFRLMAGLIADALVPWSGEAQTGEIPGSFCPGDYDVSVRGRKFCGIAQRRQAKAYIITAFVMIEGSGAERAQAVQQFYTEAAGDTSTGVQQQDYPRVNPATMGSLAELAGVPSVEAYTASLRRVVESQTAILPADSWLVQPEGWTEQMAALRERYDLQV